Genomic segment of Leopardus geoffroyi isolate Oge1 chromosome B2, O.geoffroyi_Oge1_pat1.0, whole genome shotgun sequence:
CATCTAGTCTGGCCAAGTAAAGGAGGCCAAAAGTTGCCTTCCGTTAGCGCTCATGGTGGATCACCAGCAGTTTAGCTTCCTACCAGAACATGAAGGTGTTTTCGTTTGCAGGGAATGCTGGTCTGTTTTTAGAAGCCATAGAACTCCACCCCTGTCCGCACAAACATTTCATGCCTGCTCTGTCAAAGACTGGATGCTGGGCGTGTGATGGTGAGGAAAACAGATAGAACTTGCTATCACAGAACTTGTAATCTTGAGGGAATATAGACAGTCAGTTAATGGCACAAATTAATGTGGAGTTACAAACTGGAAGATGGGGTGCAGGAAACATGCAGGGGGCCGGCAGAGACCCTCACCTCTGCTGAGGAGTGCCGTCATCGACCCCACTGTTTCTCTGtcaggtggacacttaactgtttGAACCTTGCACTTAAAAAAtccattcatggggcgcctgggtggcgcagtcggttaagcgtccgacttcagccaggtcacgatctcgcggtccgtgagttcgagccccgcgtcgggctctgggctgatggctcagagcctggagcctgtttccgattctgtgtctccctctctctctgcccctcccccgttcatgctctgtctctctctgtcccaaaaataaataaacgttgaaaaaaaaaaaaaaaattttaaaaaaatccattcatttatctttgtgggtttttttttcttaagtttatttattttgagggagagagagcacgagtggggtaggggcagagagagagagagacagagagagaatccctgatgtggggcttgatcacacgaaccatgagatcatgacctgagccaagatcaagagttgaattgtttaccccactgagccacccaggtgcccccattcatttatctttttaaaataacattcttgGTTGGAACatgcattttcctcttattttgaaTCACACAAGTAGAGTTTGTTttggctaatatttattgagtattggGTATATTATTTAGACATACTATGTCGATTAATTTTCGCAGTAACTCTACAAGGTAAGTGCTGTTGTTACGTCATTTTTCAGTTGTGGGACCTGAGCCTTAGAGATCATATGTAATTTACCAATGGTCGGTAATTGGAAATGCTGGGaattgaacccaggtctgtctaaTTCCAGAGCCTGTACTCCTAAGCATGTAATTTTAATTAGAGCTTTAAAAAAGAGGGGCTGCATGCCATTTTCTATAAACTAAGCTGGAGTGTTATTtcagtttaaaatagaataaCAGATAATTAGAGTTGGAGAGGTCTTTAGACATCTTGcccaatttctttattttacaagtaAGAGAACTAAATCCCAGAGAAGTTGCCTGGTCCTAAGTTTTATATAACTAGTAAAAGAAACTGAGCAGTTTGGgtaggagtgggaggagggaaaaaggaacttatttttctcatggctttggatttttaaataaactttgtaGCCTCTTTTCACAGTGTATCATATTCTCTTATCTGCAAGATGCAAAATCCTTCTGATTAAGCAACACGGATCGTTAACATCATTcagatcagttttttaaaaagtttattaccTAGTGACCAATTAAATGTTTCATTGTCTTAATCTCGATTATACATCATGATATAAACAATCTTTGCATTATTAGAGAAAGTGTAGATCTGATGGATATTTTGTATCAAGACTGCTGTAgaagtaaattttataaatagttttagCAACCCCTTGCCCCACATTTTACATAATAGAGGTTTTGTTGGTTATTCAAAAGAAGGGTAAAACttgtgtactttttctttttcagatttcgCTGTGGGGCAATAAATGTGATCTGTCTCTATCGGGCGGGGAAACCAGTTCTCAGAGAACCAACATAATAAATTCTGTGGAGGAACTGAAACCTTTCATTTTAGTGAATGACATGGAACATCTTTGGTCACTGCTTAACAACtgcaaaaaaacaagagaaaaagcgTCTGTTACTAGAGTAGATGTTGTTCTGGATAATTCTGGGTTTGAACTCGTTACGGATTTAGTATTAGCTGACTTTCTGTTGTGCTCTCAACTGGCTACCGAGATCCATTTTTATGGAAAAACTATTCCGTGGTTTGTTTCTGATACTACTGTCCGTGATTTTAACTGGTTAATTGAACAAATGAAAGGTTCTAATCACAAGTGGATGTCCAAGTGTGGGGCCGACTGGGAAAACTCTATTAAAATGGGCAGATGGGTTTACCATGATCATATATTTTGGACTCTTCCTCATGAATTCTGTGTAATGTCTCAGGTTGCTCCTGACTTATATGCCGAACTACAAAAGgcacatttaattttattcaaggGTGATTTGAACTATAGGAAGCTGACAGGCGATAGAAAGTGGGCATGTACCATTCCCTTTCGTCAGGCTCTGCGAGGGTTCCATCCTGCCCCTCTCTGCAGTGTAAGGACATTAAAGGCCGAGGTTCAGGTGGGGCTGCAGCCCGGGCAAGCTGAACAGCTCGCAGCCTCCGAGCCCAACTGGATGACCACCGGGAAGTATGGAATATTTCAGTTTGATGGTCCGCTCTGACTTGCTTTAGGATGTCTTAAGTTGTCTGGAAAAATCTGACAGTCGCTTGGCATCCCCAGAAAGGCAGTGTGCGAATTGAGTCACGGGGCTGCTCTGCCTGGCTCTGGGAAGCCTGGCTTCTCGGTGCTCCCGTATGGGCACTCTGGACGCTTCTCTCTTCGAACGTTTTGCCCCACGACATTGTTTGGGAGATAGACGGAGTGAGCTAGTTACAGAGATTTACGTTTCTGTTGGCATTTTAGTAACTTATTTCAAGTTAAATGCATAATTTCAAGTGGTACTaatgaacttatttttaattgggcagaaagtaaaataatgcatGAATTCTGCTTTTAAAGTTCGTTAACATTCTTTTAATGCTATGCTGCATGGTATTTACAAGCATGggattttatttaacttgttttGGCGCTCTAAAAATAAGGGCTCTGGGAAGACATTTTAAATACGCTTTGAAAAGAGGCATTTCTTACAGCTGTGACATTTGAACAATGGACGTAAAGATTACTTACCTCATAagttagttttaaattttgttctccttgaattttatttccttttaaataccCTGTTTTATTTGCACGCATTTGTATTTTGATTGACCTGCGGAATGGACAGTAGGAAACCCAAGATTGAACAGAAACAACTGGTATTTGAAGAACCATGGTACCTTTTTACGTTCTATTTGCAATGTCCATGATCAACTGAAATGTAGTATTTTAACACGTAAGTGTTTTAAATGAACAGATTTTTAGATTGTTCTGCAGTTTAGAAAAAATGCTTTAGATAAAAAAGATTCTTGTGCGTTGAATTTGGAGTACTACCAACAAGTTAATTTTTTACATGCTTACACATTTTTTGGTGACTACTTCATATTAAAGACTAAGTTTCAGGTCAGTTTGCTTTGAAACTGAAATTGGAAATAAACCTGGAAATGTTTTTCCTGAACTGGTATAATAAAATGAATTGTACTGAAAAtcttgttggttttattttttccagtgggTGAAAGTCAAGGAGGGACGATTAAGTATGAGGTCTAAGAAAGAAACTCATAATGTACATGTTGCCAAAGCAGTTCTTAAATTATGTCGCTTATAAATGAGGTTAGTCTAAATGAGGTTATAGTCTATGACCTTGCTAAgcgtttttaaaaagctatgtcaaatatttatataaagctGCACGTTTTGAATTTACTCTTACCTACGTGTGTTCCTGTTTTAAACATTAAGTTACTAAAATACTGAGCACAGTATAATTGTAGACACTTGACATGAGCTAGAAAATGAGTATATTTGTGTTGACTTTACAGCCACAGTGTGGGAAAATGTAATAATCACATTTTCCAAAGcagtgaatttttttgtttttattatgttgtattAAGAACATGAATTTAGGATTCGTGAGGAACTAGTTCACCCCCTCCTATAAGAGCACAGAAGCAAACGAGCAAGCAAGAAGAGTGGCACGACGGAAGAGGAAGTcgattctaaaattttttttttttttttcaacgtttatttatttttgggacagagagagacagagcatgaacgggggaggggcagagagagagggagacacagaatcggaaacaggctccaggctctgagccatcagcccagagcccgacgcggggctcgaacccacggaccgcgagatcgtgacctggctgaagtcggacgcctaaccgactgcgccacccaggcgccccaggaagtcgATTCTAGATGGAAGTCTAACAAATGCTTAGCAGGGGTGGGGCCCACCTGTAGCTTCACCGGTTggcttttttaaattgaagtttagttgacacacaatgttaccttcgtttcaggtgtacaacagattGGGCCACTCTCTGCTCCCCACGAGCTCAGAGGGGAGCTTCACCCCTTTTGTCCATCCCCCACACCcctctctctggcaaccatcaggtCGTTCTCCCTATTCTATGtttctggggttcctgggtggctcggttgagcgtctgacttcaggtcatgaattcatggctcacgagttcaagccccacattaggcttaGTGCTGAGGgcaccgagcctgctttggattctttgcctccccctctctctgctcctctccctgccctctttcaaaagtaaacatgaaaaaagataaaaaatctctttctgcctttcttgttTCTAGATTCCACATCCAAGTGAAATGTGATTATCTGTCTTTCgatggcttattttacttagcataatcttggttaggtctatccatgttgcaaatggcaagacctcttttttttttttttttttttttaatggatgggTGATactgtgtgcgtgagtgtgtgcaTATAACATAATTTATCCCATCTATCAGTAGACCctggttgtttccatatcttggctattataaataatgctatagtaaacataggggtgcatatatctttttcaattagtattttcttattctttgtgtaaataggGGAATTACTGGGtatattcctatttttatattcctatttaaaaaaaaattttttttatgtttatttctgacagagacagagcatgagctggggaggtgcagagagagaggcagacacagaatccaaaaaaggcttcaggctctgaactgtcagcacagagcctgatgcggggctcaaactcacagaccgcaagatcatgacctgagccaaagtcggactctcaactaactgagccacccaggcgccctatatattcctatttttttttaatggtttgaggaacctccatactgttttccacggtggctgcaccaacttacattcccaccaacggtgcacaagGGTCCCTTTTTCGtttttgaatcttttttaaaaccagctttcttgagatgtaattcacatacaattcatccatttaatgTGTACggtattttagtatattcacagttgtGCGGCCATGACCAGaaatttgatttctaatttcaaaacGTTTTTGTCACTCCTCAAAGAACCCCTGTGCCTGTTAGCGGTCATTCCTCATTCTCTTCTCAGCTCTTGGCAACTAGTCATTGACTTTTGGTCTCTGTGGGCTtccctgttctggacatttcctatatAAATAAGAATCAGAAAATATGTGGTCTTCGTGACTGGCTTCAAGGTCATCAGTTGTAGCTGTAGGTTTTCAGTCCTCTTGGGTTTCAGCCCTCTTGGGGACACGCCTAGAAGTACATGCTAGAGCCCATGGCAGCTGTGCTCCTGGCTGTGAAGTGGtctctcgtggttttgatttgtatttccctaatgattaacgGCGAGCATATCTGAGCGTATTTGAGCcgattggccatttgcatatcttctttggagaaacgtctttTTAATTCAttggcccattttaaaattcGATTATCTTTATTACCGAGCTGTaagagtttttatatattctgcatacaAGGTCTTATtggatacataatttgcaaatattttctcccattctgtgggttgttttgTCACTTTCTTGATGGCGTTGTTTGCAGCACCAAAGTTTTCTACTTTGATAAAGtccttctatgtattttttcttttgttgcaaaGCCTTGGTTTTTGAACTGCTTCTTAACATCCACTTCAGGGCCGCTGCAGTGAGGGACTGAAACACCCAACGGTCAGGGCTCTGTCTATAATCTTCCGCTCCCTCACGTATTGCAACCCACCAGGCTTGGAGGTCAGTTAGGGGTGGTGCTCCCCCTGAAGAGCTGAGTGATTTGGGGAAACTCCCAAAATAGCATCTGCAATTGTTTCAACTGCTGATGTCATACCCGGTTAAGCATGAAGCAGCTCTTGAATACAGCAGGTTATACATTTCATGCAATACATTTTTTATCAAGACATAGACCCAGTATCTTATGTACACTATGGAAATATGGATGAAGGGCAGGTAAATAATTAGGTGAGGTTGGTGGTTTATACTCCATGGGTTTATGTTACTTTCTGATGAAACAACAGtggacaagattttttttttttaatgcttatttttgagagacaaagtttgagtggggagggacagagagagaaggaaacaaagaatccaaagcaggctccagactctgagttgtcagcacagagccccatgcggggcttgaactcacagaccatgaaatcatgacctgagccgaagtcagacatgtaaccaactgaaccactcaggtgccccagcaaatgGACAAGATTTATTGAAATGatccagcttttttttctttctataatttgagGTGTATTTTGTGTTGGATAAAATGCAGTAATGTTTTTGAATCTTTATCAAGCCAGACCTTGGTTGTTCAACCTCACGGTCATGTTTCTGTAAAAGAAACACCCATCACAAAAGACAATATCAACATAGTTCAAACtctttacttatattttaagaaaattccagAGTGGATCAAAAACATAATTCAGAgttctatttattaaaattccCTCTCCCACCCATTTTTCTGCCCAAACCCCCCAGTGAGTCTTGTTCTGGAATCTCTCCCTCCATAaaacttttcttctcctctctctctcttttctgaactGGAGGGTAGGGAAGGGAAAGACTGAACACTTCTACACATACATCTCTTATTACTTAAATGAAGCTTTAATGTAATGTCTGACTCTTATGGTAAGCAATCAGTGATGTCTTGAGattatagaaaatgaataaagcagtagggaaaaataggaaaaacaagaACATAATCCTATCACCTTTAAATACCCctgttgatttttatgtatgcatttcttttttttttttttttaaggttatttatttattttgagagagaggcaaagagagatggagagaaggattcccaagcaggctccacaccatcggtgcagagccccatgtggagctcaaactcatggaaccgtgagatcatgacctgagcggaaaccaagagtcaaacgcttaaccaactgagccgtgcaggtgcccctttatgtatgtatttctaaGTTTTCCTCCATAGACAGacatattttctacatttctaaGATAAAAAAGCAGGATCATACTGtctgaaaagtaatttttattttattttttttaattccgaAGTATTTTTTCCAACTCCTGGAGTTTTTGTCCGGTTAGTTGGTTTCCTTGTTATTCTTgctgtcattttacttttttctaattcACTGATTAGTCCCTCCTGGAGAGACAGAAGTTTGTgggggcttttgtttttgttttttccccttgggtAGCAGTCTGGCCTGGGACTCAGTAATGGCCTGGGACTCATAAATACTTGATTTCTAATCCCTGGTCTCCTATTAATTAATCATGTAACCTGTCACATTCTGACCATTTTactggaaaaggaaaagttatttcTGGTCAACTTGAACTATGTTCAATCTCAAATCCCGGGTCCCCTAGGAAAAGGAGTCATGCAGAGATATTAGCATTCTGGCACCCCCTAGCGGCCATCTGGGTATTCTGTAAAACCTGATCTTTTCCCTTCCTGCAGGGTAACTTGCAGACAGACAGATGCTGTTGTGAGTGGAACATAAATTTAAGCTGAGCCATCCCTTAGACACCACCGTTCACCTcgttcttccttcctgattttccTCGGTGGGTCACATTCCCTCCTTTTAGTTTATAGAATATCCGCTCCATTTTCAGACCTTTTAGAAAATAGGGAGGAAGATCAGTTCGTACAGAAGACATTTCTAAAGTGTTGAATCCCATTAGTTGTGCATTCCTTGGGGCAGCTCCCCACTGTGGCTTCTTTGTATTTGCCCCACACACGGTTGGTGGAATGAATGACTGATTAATAGGTGATACATTTTAgcatttgaaatgcttttttgaatatttatttattctgagagagagagagagagagtcggggaggggcagacagagagggagagagagaatcccaagcaggctctgtgctgatagcaggcttgatcccaagaactgtgagatcatgacctgggctgaaatcaagagtcagatgcttaaccaactgagccacccatgtaccccttaaataattttttaaacctctGAGTGATTGAGGTCACCAGATTGAAGTCTgaaggatgaaatgttctgttaGCCTGATCAATTAGATCATTtagtacttgttgaatgaataaagaagtatCTATTATATAATTGGGAGTTTTCCATAAATATATACCTCTTTGAATACTGTTTTATTCCTTTGATATTATATTGTGATCAATTTGCCGTTGttgaaaattcctcaaaaatgtGATTTGTAATGGTTACAAACATTTCATCATAGAACTAGATCGTATTCTCTTTTGCTATGTAGATTGTTCaaaatttttgctattataaaagaGGCTGAAATGAACATCTTCAGACAACTAACCCTCATTAAGATTTGCaagtctttggggcgcctgggtggctcagtcagttgggcgtctgacttcagctcaggtcatgatctcaaggtttgtgagtttgagccctgtgttgggctctgtgcagacagctcagagcctggagcctgctttggattctgtgtcttcctctgtttctgcccctcccctggttgcgttctgtctctctcaaaaataaataaacatttaaaaaaatatttgcaagtcttCAGTTACTGCAAATTATTTGAAGCCACTCAATTATTCCGGTCTTGCTAGAATGGTATTAGACTTGTAGCCCCAAACCCTCAATATTGAGTAATTGCTTGATATGAGAAGGGAAGTCACttttttccttactttctttttttaaagtcatgcCATATATCATGACTTTCAATCCTGCTTAAGTTCAATACAGAGTTTAGGCACAAGGGGGAGATCCTTTAGCATAATAAAGTGGCTGGATTTTCCTTCTACTATTTAGCAGAGATTTTAGCAAGAACTGGCACAGTATAATTTTCATTGTTGACTGCACACATTCTTGTGGTTtcaacttcattcctttcttggccaaaattttatgtatatatataatccttGCCACAAAATATTATAGTGGTTTATCATAGAAATATAGCAAAGtagatgaatttgaaaataaaatgaatactcggggaaagtagaaaaaaagaaatagaattctgTTAATATAGAAAAGTCACACTAGAAAAAAACTttgtaagaaagtaaaaataattgctTTCTGTTCATTTAACCTTTGCTCGAAGGGAAAAAGCACTACcacatttgtttccttgttttgtaaattttagtACAGCAAATTAATTTTTACTGTGATTGAGAAAATTTAAGGGAACTAAATATTCCAAATGTACCTTACGTTTAAGAAGATAggaatgtggggcgcctgggtggctcagtcgatcgagcatccgacttcaggtcatgatctcacagcttgtgagttcaagctccgcgtcaggctctgtgctgacagcttggagcctggagcctgcttcagactctgtgcctccctctctctctgccccaacccacttgcattctgtctctgtctctctcaaaaataaataaacattaaaaaaaattaataaaaacaaaaagaagatagGAATGGGGCATGGTATGCTTTCAGTGTAGAAATTTTTCGAGTGGTGTCCAAGGGGTTCATCAGAAATATCcaggcggggggcgcctgggtggctcagtcaataaatgtctgactcttgattttcgctcaggtcatgacctcacggtctgtgagttcgagcccctcatccggctctgcattgacagtatggagcctgcttgggattctctctcccttgctctctgccctgccccgacttgctctctctctctctctctctctctctctccctccctctctctcaaaataaataaataaagttaaaaaaaaaaaaaaaaaagaaagaaatatccagGCAGTCTGCAAACGTGGTTGGGAAAAaatgtcatctttattttcattaatccCGAATTGCAATTTAgtatttccttcagttttttatgtcagttttaaattttttcatggtttaatgatctttaatgatttttaattgcagcaatattggcaaaaaaaaagttttagaatgtCTATAATTCAATCTCAAATTTTCAACTCATTTCCTTTCATATTATTCTATATTTAAACAGTTGCAATTATAATGAGCACATTTTTAGGTTTTTACCTGGCTTCCTCaggtatttccttccattttgtatataagaCCTGAACTTTAGCAATATTAAGGGTACCTGTACCTTTGTCACCTGTGGAAATCATACATCTTTCCTATTGCATTACAGTTATCTTAAATTATTGTTTCATTATTATGTCAAAAATCAAGACACTTTATCTGGGAAGttgatggcacaaaaacagttAAGAACACCTgctctgatttttctcctttccttttcataaaGCCGGCGGAAGACAtaacaggatttatttttttttttaattttttttttaattttttttttttttttaatttttttttgagacagagagagacagaagagcaggggagggtcagagagagagggagacacagaatccgaagtaggctccaggctctgagctgtcagcatagagcccgacgtggggcttgaactcacgaactgtgagatcatgacttgagctgaagtcggatgcttaatcgactgagccacccaggcgccccataacaggattgatttattaaattttttaaaaatgtttattttagagagagagagagacagagtgtgagcaggggagggacagagagacagagagagagagagagagagagagagagagaatctgaagcaggctccgggctcttagcctgatgccaggctcgaactcacggcctgcaagatcaggacctgagccgaagtcggacacttaaccgactgagccacccaggcgccctgacaggatttatttttatagggTTTGGTTGgttagttttggttttgttttgttttgagctgAAGAGGAAACACATTAAACGGcattttttcttcccatctcaAACTTCACTTAATGCTAATCCTCTACTATCCAGCTTGGTACCTACCAGgggtccttaaaaaaaataaaagaaatgaaatatatgacATGTGCACATGGGTTGAGTTGTCCTTAACTTTACtattaggagattttttttaagagatgaaaaagtacttggaatgttttttcctatttagaactcttaagagtattttattttctttatgtattttaaagtttttatttattaattagagagagagagagacagctgaaGGGgaacggagagagggagagagagagagagagaaagagagagaatcccaagcaggctccacaccatctgcacaaagcccaatgcagggcttgaactcatgaactgtgagatcataacctgggctgaaattgagggtcagacgcttaaccgactgagccacccagaactcttaaaaatattttaaagatcctGACAATCAGAAGTCAGAAAGCCATTTAAAGTATAAAGCAAGAAGTAAAATTCAACACAATTTCTTTTacatgtgttttcaattttatgatAATTATTGACAGTCAGTGAATATGAAGTATATATAGATGTGCTATAATCAGAATACATATCATTTGTGGCGTACTATGTTCCAGGCTCAGTATTAAGTGCTTTACTCATAATGTGGAATGACATCCTCATAAAAATCCTGGAGGCAAATAtttgtattccattatatatacggGAGCATTGAGTCTCAGTGATTTCAAGTAACTGGGCACAAGGCCAGTTAACTAGTTAATGATAGAGCCAAAGTTAAACTCCAATCTGCTAAACTCCAAAACTCAAgttatggctttaaaaaaatttttttt
This window contains:
- the ARMT1 gene encoding damage-control phosphatase ARMT1 isoform X1, which encodes MMAGSPASLSGQDVGSFAYLTIKDRIPQILTKAIDTLHRHKNEFFEKHGEKGIEAEKKAISLLSKLRNELQTDKPIIPFVEKFVDTDIWNQYLEYQQSLINENDGKPRWFYSPWLFVECYMYRRIHEAIIQSPPIDDFDVFKESKEQNFFESQESLIALCTHLQELRTTIEDLDENQLKDEFFKLLQISLWGNKCDLSLSGGETSSQRTNIINSVEELKPFILVNDMEHLWSLLNNCKKTREKASVTRVDVVLDNSGFELVTDLVLADFLLCSQLATEIHFYGKTIPWFVSDTTVRDFNWLIEQMKGSNHKWMSKCGADWENSIKMGRWVYHDHIFWTLPHEFCVMSQVAPDLYAELQKAHLILFKGDLNYRKLTGDRKWACTIPFRQALRGFHPAPLCSVRTLKAEVQVGLQPGQAEQLAASEPNWMTTGKYGIFQFDGPL
- the ARMT1 gene encoding damage-control phosphatase ARMT1 isoform X2, whose protein sequence is MYRRIHEAIIQSPPIDDFDVFKESKEQNFFESQESLIALCTHLQELRTTIEDLDENQLKDEFFKLLQISLWGNKCDLSLSGGETSSQRTNIINSVEELKPFILVNDMEHLWSLLNNCKKTREKASVTRVDVVLDNSGFELVTDLVLADFLLCSQLATEIHFYGKTIPWFVSDTTVRDFNWLIEQMKGSNHKWMSKCGADWENSIKMGRWVYHDHIFWTLPHEFCVMSQVAPDLYAELQKAHLILFKGDLNYRKLTGDRKWACTIPFRQALRGFHPAPLCSVRTLKAEVQVGLQPGQAEQLAASEPNWMTTGKYGIFQFDGPL